Proteins encoded within one genomic window of Bos indicus isolate NIAB-ARS_2022 breed Sahiwal x Tharparkar chromosome 23, NIAB-ARS_B.indTharparkar_mat_pri_1.0, whole genome shotgun sequence:
- the CLPS gene encoding colipase, which yields MEKVLVLLLVTLAVAYAVPDPRGIIINLDEGELCLNSAQCTSKCCHREDGLSLARCAPKASENSECSAFTLYGIYYKCPCERGLTCNVDKTIVGSITNTNFGVCLDLGRATE from the exons ATGGAGAAGGTCCTTGTCCTTCTGCTCGTCACCCTCGCAGTAGCCTATGCGGTTCCCGACCCCCGGGGAATCATAATCAACCTG GATGAGGGTGAGCTCTGCCTGAACAGCGCCCAGTGCACCAGCAAGTGCTGCCACCGGGAAGACGGCCTGAGCCTGGCCCGCTGCGCACCCAAGGCCAGCGAGAACAGCGAGTGCTCCGCCTTT ACGCTCTATGGGATTTACTACAAGTGTCCCTGTGAGCGGGGCCTGACCTGCAACGTCGACAAAACCATCGTGGGctccatcaccaacaccaacTTTGGCGTCTGCCTTGATCTCGGACGTGCCACAGAGTAA
- the LHFPL5 gene encoding LHFPL tetraspan subfamily member 5 protein: protein MVKLLPAQEAAKIYHTNYVRNSRAVGVMWGTLTICFSVLVMALFIQPYWIGDSVNTPQAGYFGLFSYCVGNVLSSELICKGGPLDFSSIPSRAFKTAMFFVALAMFLIIGSIICFSLFFVCNTATVYKICAWMQLAAATGLMIGCLVYPDGWDSSEVRRMCGEQTGKYTLGHCTIRWAFMLAILSIGDALILSFLAFVLGYRQDKLLPDDYKADGKEEV, encoded by the exons ATGGTGAAGTTGCTGCCTGCCCAGGAGGCAGCCAAGATCTACCACACCAACTACGTGCGTAACTCGAGGGCCGTGGGCGTGATGTGGGGCACGCTCACCATCTGCTTCTCTGTGCTGGTCATGGCGCTCTTCATCCAGCCCTACTGGATCGGTGACAGCGTCAACACGCCCCAGGCGGGCTACTTTGGCCTTTTCTCCTACTGCGTGGGCAACGTGCTGTCTTCTGAGCTTATCTGCAAGGGTGGCCCGCTGGACTTCTCCTCTATCCCTTCTAGAGCTTTCAAGACTGCTATGTTCTTTGTGGCCTTGGCCATGTTCCTCATCATTGGCTCCATCATCTGCTTCAGCCTGTTCTTCGTCTGTAACACGGCCACCGTCTACAAGATCTGTGCGTGGATGCAGCTGGCTGCGG CCACAGGCCTGATGATCGGCTGCCTGGTCTACCCAGACGGCTGGGACTCAAGTGAGGTACGGCGCATGTGTGGAGAGCAGACAGGCAAATACACGCTGGGTCACTGCACCATCCGCTGGGCCTTCATGCTTGCCATCCTCAGCATTGGAGACGCTCTCATCCTCTCCTTCTTGGCCTTTGTGCTGGGCTACCGCCAGGACAAGCTGCTCCCTGATGACTATAAGGCTGATGGAAAAG
- the CLPSL1 gene encoding LOW QUALITY PROTEIN: colipase-like protein 1 (The sequence of the model RefSeq protein was modified relative to this genomic sequence to represent the inferred CDS: substituted 1 base at 1 genomic stop codon), producing MVYFLLQPHRRPWGLRDCPAWQVEGAVWEKEAGQAVSPQDTGEICFQKKGCKSGCCRRSAENCELYCTVRGSKGRTCTQGYPCQLDLTCIFPKNQKXFKIIYSHCKKIEKKKPAEKAFF from the exons CCACACAGACGCCCCTGGGGCCTGAGAGACTGCCCAGCCTGGCAGGTGGAGGGGGCGGTGTGGGAGAAGGAGGCAGGCCAGGCTGTCTCCCCGCAGGACACGGGGGAGATTTGCTTCCAGAAGAAGGGGTGCAAGAGTGGGTGCTGCCGCCGGTCTGCTGAGAACTGCGAGTTGTACTGCACCGTAAGGGGGTCCAAGGGCAGGACGTGTACCCAGGG GTATCCCTGCCAGCTGGACCTGACTTGTATATTTCCAAAGAATCAGAAATAGTTTAAAATCATCTATAGCCATtgtaagaaaattgaaaaaaagaagccAGCTGAGAAAGCTTTCTTTTAA